AGTTTGCCTCTTTCAGAAAACAAAGAGCCGTCACTCAGAATAAACTGTACGTCGAGATTGCGCAGCTGCTCAACCGTCAGCGTTTCCTTGAATTTAAGATAATCGTTTTCAGAAATGGAAAATCGCACACGCATCGCACCAACAGCCGATATGGTATTGATGGAGGATTGACCAAGCGACTTGTTGACATAATCTCCAACCTGTACTTTGGATACTCCGATAAATCCAGTAATGGGAGCAATAATCCTGGAATAACTCAGCTGCGTATTAGCATTGTTTAACCCTGCTTTTGCGGCAAGGACGGACTGTTGCTGTGCTTCGTAGTTTGCCTGTGCAGCATCAAGCTCACGCTGACTTAATGCATTCATTTCCACCAGCGGCCTCACGCGGTCGAGGTCAGCTTTTGCTTTAACCAACATTACTTCTGCTGCAGCAACCTGTGCCTGCGCTGCCTGAACCTGATCACGCAACTGATCATCCTGAATTATATAGAGTGTCTGTCCCTTGTTAACCAGGCTTCCTTCCTTAAAATTGATTGACTCTATCCATCCTTCCACGCGGGGTTTCAGCTCAACATCAGATTGGCCATAGGTCTGACCTACGTATTCAGAAAAAAGCGGCACTGTTTGCTGACCTGCAAGCACCACATTTACTTCAGGCACTATTTCTTTTTTTTCTTCTTTCTTTGAACATGAAAAGAGCGTACTGCTGCACAGCACGGCGATAATAAAATAATCAGCTTTGAATAATCTCATAGGCTTAATGCGCTTTAATAAGCGTGAAAATTAGCAAAAGTCTGATGACTTCCGCATTCAGTTCTTGTCGTTTTGTAAAATCATGAACCCGTATGCTTTTTCAGGATGCCCTGTCAACCTTTGAATAAGAAGCGGCCGCTCAACAACAGATTCCATTTACAGGTGTCAAAATTAGCCAATGCCCGCTTATCTATAAACGCCCCTGTAAAATAAACTGGCCGGCCGCTGAATTGCTTGTGCCATCATTGATCACGATAGCTGCAGCAGATGAGCAGTACTTGTAACATGAATGCGAGTAATTGATCTATGAAAGAGGTTTTTGATGCTGCTTCACCCAGTCAATAAAAAGATTATAACCCAGCGTCAGGATAATAGCTCCGGTAAACAAGCCTATAAATCCGGATTGAATGAATCCTCCTATAGCTCCGAGAAAAACAATGAGCATGGGCACCGGTGCTCCTTTCCCGAGCAGGATAGGCTTCAAAATATTATCTACTGTACCTACAAGCACCATCCATACTGTAAGCATAATAGCTGTTGATGTGGGCGCTGCTGTCCAGATATAAATAATAACTCCGGCCGAAACCGGCAACATACCCAACTGCATTACAGACAACAGAAAACAGATCATCGTCCATAGTCCGGCAAGCGGCACTCCGGCGATGTAGATGCCGATACCCGCTAACATGGCCTGAATAAACGCCACACCCAGAATGCCGCGTGTTACATTACGGATCGTAACTGCAGCAACATTAGTCATTTCTGATCCGCTGTCTCCGGCAACGCGTTTGAAAAACATACCGGTGAAAGCGGCTGCAGCATCTGCATACGCCAGCAATACACCACTCACCACTATAGAGACTGCCAGAATCAGCAAGCCTTTGCCGGTTGATGCTATCAGCCCGAACAACCTGATCAGAATTGCTTTTATCTGTTCCTGGTACTCGATGGCAAATCCCTGCAGGTTATTGACAGC
The DNA window shown above is from Chitinophagales bacterium and carries:
- a CDS encoding AI-2E family transporter, giving the protein MEDKMEKKPEDGTNIWNTVNKGITANRTIDEIVDLLIRLFALGLLVYWSYSILQPFITIAIWSVILAVSLYPVYNSLRKRLWNKKKLAAGVITAILLMLLIAPAIWMLIASGSELKGLADQLKAGTFKLPLPGDELKGFPLIGPYLYDIWNNAVNNLQGFAIEYQEQIKAILIRLFGLIASTGKGLLILAVSIVVSGVLLAYADAAAAFTGMFFKRVAGDSGSEMTNVAAVTIRNVTRGILGVAFIQAMLAGIGIYIAGVPLAGLWTMICFLLSVMQLGMLPVSAGVIIYIWTAAPTSTAIMLTVWMVLVGTVDNILKPILLGKGAPVPMLIVFLGAIGGFIQSGFIGLFTGAIILTLGYNLFIDWVKQHQKPLS
- a CDS encoding efflux RND transporter periplasmic adaptor subunit, with product MRLFKADYFIIAVLCSSTLFSCSKKEEKKEIVPEVNVVLAGQQTVPLFSEYVGQTYGQSDVELKPRVEGWIESINFKEGSLVNKGQTLYIIQDDQLRDQVQAAQAQVAAAEVMLVKAKADLDRVRPLVEMNALSQRELDAAQANYEAQQQSVLAAKAGLNNANTQLSYSRIIAPITGFIGVSKVQVGDYVNKSLGQSSINTISAVGAMRVRFSISENDYLKFKETLTVEQLRNLDVQFILSDGSLFSERGKLDFANREVDPATGSLLVQALVENKTHLLKPGQYVKVRIKAGELQNAVLLPQQAINQMQSIYMAYLVNDSNRIKPKPVTVGQRVGSNWVISNGIKAGDKVAVIGNAIIKPDMEIKPVMNAYAYDSTSVGN